The following proteins are co-located in the Myxococcus guangdongensis genome:
- a CDS encoding type I polyketide synthase, whose translation MGRHKVYEGDSGLAVAIVGMAVRVPGAADVDAFWRMLRDGVEGITLFSDDALRSLGVDPSFLANPNFVRAGAVLERPGRFDAGLFGYAPREAELLDPQHRVFLECVWTAMEHAGYSTGRIPGTSTGVFAGSSLSSYLLFNVLSREEFQRAEDTFPAMVANDKDFLATRVAYHLDLRGPALTVQTGCSTSLVATHLACQSLLGYQCDMAIAGGVSVHMPQRTGYHYQEGGITSPDGHCRAFDERGEGTLFGSGAGAVVLKRLSDALADGDTIHGVIRGSAINNDGALKVGFTAPSQSGQAEVIARAQSLAETPPDSITYVEAHGTATPLGDPIEVQALDMVFRRGTDKRGFCGLGSVKTNVGHLDAAAGVTGLVKTVLALENAELPASLHYEKPNPRIDFANSPFYVNTKLAPWPEGPTPRRAGVSSFGIGGTNAHLIVEEPPFSEPGDASRAWQPLVLSARTQTALEAQTSALLAHLKAHPEQQLADVAWTLQTGRKHLDLRRVIVCKDREDAVRVLETRDPQRLFTLSPRTTTASLVFMFPGGGAQYPDMGRGLYDAEPAFREAVDHCCKLLRPRLGFDLKPVMYPDADSAASAGQRLKRTSLALPALFTIEYATVKLWESWGVKPEAVIGHSLGEYMAAHLAGIFSLEDALALVVMRGKLFEELPGGGMLSVPLPESEVRPLLGETLSLAAVNGPAQCVVAGTVEAVEALAAELTRREVEFRHIPIDVAAHSYVVNPILDRFSDFIRTIKLNPPTNVQFLSNLTGTWIDLDDAMDPSYWVRHLRQTVRFGDGIRELAKDPAHVYLEVGPGRTLSTLARLQVNGPSAPAVLSSLRHPQDPVTDEEHLTATLGKLWAAGVEVGWTAVRGQARRLRVPLPTYPFEGQDYWLAPEAPSARRRSAANKSADVSSWFYLPSWKRAPLAPPRAGAVTPKDWVVFVDSTGVGSALATELEERGHRVARVTPGARLEERGENHFSLDPADADEPGFLLLALKSKDFKVERIVHLWSLDSREGEQDAFGNERFDQAQARGFHPLLRLTRALTEAELPGPVELTVVGRQALDVESSDEVAPERATLPALCKVIPQEHDFLSCRYVDLGRGPVALDTRALVQEMTSTAPGTREPVVAWRGTNRLVQTHEPVRLEADTQPARPFRTRGVYVITGGLGGVGLMIARYLARQHQARLVLVSRWGLEMDRSGHKRRAVKELEAAGAEVLLARADVADDILLRVAITQGAMQFGEVHGVIHAAGLAGEGAVALLSGLDAAACEPHFRAKVHGTYALELALAGRELDFVMLVSSNASVLGGLGLAAYGAANAFLDAFATSRSKQGLTRWVSTNWDGWPSVDEESRETKTSLDTFAMTEAEAVEAFRRVAESSLGGQVVVSTGDLEARVARWLKGEGVQKSQDTSGGATHERPQLGTEYVAPTDDLELALTKVWQEQLGLARLGIHDNFFDLGGNSLLWLKIVGRLKRELGREVPLTSVFEAPTVAALAKKLGALNAPSDPPGFESSQNRGAARRERRSRRE comes from the coding sequence ATGGGTCGTCACAAGGTGTACGAGGGTGACTCGGGGCTGGCGGTGGCCATCGTCGGCATGGCCGTGCGTGTGCCCGGCGCCGCGGACGTGGATGCGTTCTGGCGGATGCTGCGCGACGGTGTGGAGGGCATCACCCTCTTCTCCGACGACGCGCTGAGGTCCCTCGGGGTCGACCCCTCCTTCCTGGCCAACCCGAACTTCGTGCGCGCCGGAGCGGTGCTGGAGCGCCCGGGCCGCTTCGACGCGGGGCTGTTCGGTTACGCCCCTCGGGAAGCGGAGCTGTTGGACCCGCAGCACCGCGTCTTCCTCGAGTGCGTGTGGACGGCGATGGAGCACGCCGGTTACTCCACGGGACGGATTCCGGGCACCTCCACGGGCGTCTTCGCGGGCTCGAGCCTCAGCAGCTACCTGCTCTTCAACGTGCTGTCGCGCGAGGAGTTCCAGCGGGCCGAGGACACCTTCCCGGCCATGGTGGCCAACGACAAGGACTTCCTCGCCACGCGCGTCGCCTACCACCTGGACCTGCGCGGCCCCGCGTTGACGGTGCAGACGGGCTGCTCCACCTCGCTGGTGGCCACGCACCTGGCCTGCCAGTCGCTGCTCGGCTACCAGTGCGACATGGCCATCGCCGGTGGCGTCTCCGTGCACATGCCGCAGCGCACGGGCTACCACTACCAGGAAGGTGGCATCACCTCGCCGGATGGGCACTGCCGCGCGTTCGACGAACGGGGAGAAGGCACGCTCTTCGGCAGCGGCGCGGGCGCGGTGGTCCTCAAGCGCCTGTCGGACGCGCTCGCGGACGGTGACACCATCCACGGGGTCATCCGGGGCTCGGCCATCAACAACGATGGCGCCCTCAAGGTCGGCTTCACCGCGCCGAGCCAGAGCGGACAAGCCGAGGTCATCGCCCGGGCGCAGAGCCTCGCGGAGACGCCGCCGGACTCCATCACCTACGTGGAAGCGCACGGCACGGCCACGCCGCTGGGCGACCCCATCGAGGTGCAGGCGCTCGACATGGTGTTCCGCCGAGGCACCGACAAGCGCGGCTTCTGCGGGCTGGGCTCGGTGAAGACGAACGTCGGACACCTGGACGCGGCGGCCGGCGTGACGGGCCTCGTGAAGACGGTGCTCGCGCTGGAGAACGCGGAGCTGCCCGCGAGCCTCCACTACGAGAAGCCCAATCCGCGCATCGACTTCGCGAACAGCCCCTTCTACGTCAACACGAAGCTCGCGCCCTGGCCCGAGGGTCCGACGCCGCGCCGCGCGGGCGTGAGCTCTTTCGGCATCGGCGGCACCAACGCGCACCTCATCGTGGAGGAGCCGCCGTTCAGTGAGCCGGGCGACGCGTCTCGCGCCTGGCAGCCGCTCGTGCTCTCCGCGCGGACGCAGACGGCGCTGGAGGCGCAGACCTCGGCGCTGCTCGCGCACCTGAAGGCGCACCCCGAGCAGCAGCTCGCGGACGTGGCGTGGACGCTGCAGACCGGCCGCAAGCACCTGGACCTACGTCGGGTCATCGTGTGCAAGGACCGCGAGGACGCGGTGCGGGTCCTGGAGACGCGGGATCCGCAGCGGCTCTTCACGCTCTCGCCCCGCACGACGACGGCGTCGCTGGTGTTCATGTTCCCCGGGGGCGGCGCGCAGTATCCGGACATGGGCCGCGGCCTCTATGACGCCGAGCCCGCGTTCCGCGAGGCGGTGGACCACTGCTGCAAGCTCTTGCGGCCCAGGCTGGGCTTCGACCTGAAGCCCGTGATGTACCCGGACGCGGACTCGGCGGCGAGCGCGGGACAGCGCCTCAAGCGCACCTCCCTGGCGCTGCCGGCGCTGTTCACCATCGAGTACGCGACGGTGAAGCTGTGGGAGTCCTGGGGTGTGAAGCCGGAAGCGGTCATCGGCCACAGCCTGGGTGAGTACATGGCGGCGCACCTCGCGGGCATCTTCTCGCTGGAGGACGCGCTCGCGTTGGTGGTGATGCGCGGCAAGCTCTTCGAGGAGCTGCCCGGTGGCGGCATGCTCAGCGTGCCGTTGCCCGAGTCGGAGGTCCGTCCGCTGCTCGGGGAGACGCTGTCCCTGGCGGCGGTGAATGGCCCCGCGCAGTGTGTCGTCGCGGGCACCGTGGAGGCCGTGGAGGCCCTGGCCGCGGAGCTGACGCGCCGCGAGGTGGAGTTCCGTCACATCCCCATCGACGTCGCCGCGCACTCGTACGTGGTGAACCCGATCCTGGACCGCTTCAGCGACTTCATCCGCACCATCAAGCTCAACCCGCCGACGAACGTGCAGTTCCTCTCCAACCTCACCGGCACGTGGATCGACCTCGATGACGCCATGGACCCGTCGTACTGGGTGCGGCATCTGAGGCAGACGGTGCGCTTCGGGGACGGCATCCGCGAGCTGGCCAAGGACCCCGCGCACGTCTATCTGGAGGTCGGTCCGGGCCGGACGCTCAGCACGCTCGCGCGGCTCCAGGTCAACGGACCTTCCGCGCCGGCGGTGCTCTCCTCCCTGCGCCATCCTCAGGACCCCGTCACGGACGAGGAGCACCTCACCGCGACGCTCGGGAAGCTCTGGGCCGCGGGCGTCGAAGTGGGCTGGACGGCCGTGCGAGGCCAGGCGCGGCGGCTGCGCGTCCCGCTGCCGACGTACCCCTTCGAGGGACAGGACTACTGGCTCGCGCCCGAGGCCCCGTCCGCACGGCGTCGTTCCGCGGCGAACAAGAGCGCCGATGTCTCGAGCTGGTTCTATCTGCCCTCCTGGAAGCGCGCCCCGCTGGCGCCGCCGCGCGCTGGCGCCGTCACGCCGAAGGACTGGGTCGTGTTCGTCGACTCCACCGGCGTGGGCTCGGCCCTGGCGACGGAGCTGGAGGAGCGAGGCCACCGCGTCGCGCGGGTGACTCCAGGCGCGCGGCTCGAGGAGCGGGGCGAGAACCACTTCAGCCTGGACCCGGCGGATGCCGACGAGCCGGGCTTCCTGCTGCTCGCGCTGAAGTCGAAGGACTTCAAGGTGGAGCGCATCGTCCACCTGTGGAGCCTGGATTCGCGCGAAGGCGAGCAGGACGCGTTCGGCAACGAGCGCTTCGACCAGGCCCAGGCGCGTGGGTTCCATCCGCTGCTCCGCCTGACGCGGGCGCTCACGGAGGCGGAGCTGCCTGGCCCCGTGGAGCTGACGGTCGTCGGTCGGCAGGCGCTCGACGTGGAGAGCTCGGATGAAGTCGCTCCCGAGCGCGCCACGCTGCCCGCCCTGTGCAAGGTCATCCCGCAGGAGCACGACTTCCTCTCCTGCCGCTACGTGGACCTTGGCCGCGGTCCCGTCGCGCTCGACACGCGGGCGCTGGTGCAGGAGATGACGAGCACGGCCCCCGGGACTCGTGAGCCTGTCGTCGCCTGGCGCGGGACGAATCGACTGGTGCAGACACACGAGCCCGTGCGCCTGGAGGCGGACACCCAGCCCGCGCGTCCCTTCCGCACGCGCGGCGTCTACGTCATCACCGGTGGCCTGGGCGGCGTGGGCTTGATGATCGCCCGCTACCTGGCGCGCCAGCATCAGGCGCGGCTCGTGCTGGTGAGCCGGTGGGGTCTGGAGATGGACCGTAGCGGCCACAAGCGCCGCGCGGTGAAGGAGCTGGAAGCGGCGGGCGCCGAGGTGCTGCTGGCTCGCGCGGACGTGGCGGATGACATCCTGCTCCGCGTCGCCATCACCCAGGGCGCGATGCAGTTCGGCGAGGTGCACGGCGTCATCCACGCCGCGGGCCTCGCGGGCGAAGGCGCCGTGGCGCTGCTCTCCGGCTTGGACGCCGCCGCGTGCGAGCCCCACTTCCGCGCGAAGGTGCATGGCACGTACGCGCTGGAGCTCGCGCTCGCGGGTCGTGAGCTCGACTTCGTGATGCTGGTCTCGTCCAACGCCTCGGTGCTCGGCGGTCTGGGGCTCGCGGCCTACGGCGCGGCGAATGCCTTCCTGGACGCGTTCGCGACCTCGCGCTCGAAGCAGGGGCTGACGCGCTGGGTGAGCACGAACTGGGACGGGTGGCCCTCGGTGGACGAGGAGTCGCGGGAGACCAAGACGAGCCTGGACACCTTCGCCATGACGGAGGCCGAGGCGGTGGAGGCGTTCCGCCGCGTCGCGGAGTCCTCGCTGGGGGGACAGGTGGTCGTCTCCACCGGCGACCTGGAGGCGCGCGTGGCGCGCTGGTTGAAGGGCGAGGGCGTTCAGAAGAGCCAGGACACCTCGGGTGGCGCGACGCACGAGCGGCCGCAGCTGGGCACCGAGTACGTGGCGCCCACCGATGACCTGGAGCTGGCGCTGACGAAGGTGTGGCAGGAGCAGCTCGGGCTGGCGCGGTTGGGCATCCACGACAACTTCTTCGACCTGGGCGGCAACTCGCTCTTGTGGCTCAAGATTGTCGGACGACTGAAGCGGGAGCTGGGGCGCGAGGTTCCCCTCACCTCCGTCTTCGAGGCGCCCACCGTGGCCGCGCTGGCGAAGAAGCTGGGCGCGCTCAACGCCCCGTCGGATCCGCCCGGCTTCGAGTCGAGTCAGAACCGTGGAGCCGCGCGACGCGAGCGGCGCAGCCGCCGTGAGTGA
- a CDS encoding type I polyketide synthase, with the protein MSGRFPGARSTAELWANLRGGVESIRFFTPEESLAAGVAPEQVEDPDFVRASAVMPEPEAFDAAFFDMPPREAELTDPQHRVFLEVCWEAMEHAGYSPRDFPGAVSVYGGATLNTYLLMNLARNPRVLESVEPVQVNIGNGTDFLATRVSYKLNLRGASHAVQSACSTSLVAVHLACQSLLNGECDMALAGGASVNVSFLHGYRHVEGGMASPDGRCRPFDAKARGTLFGSGAGVVVLKKLKAAMRDGDTVHAVIKGSAINNDGSLKAGYTAPGVEGQAQVVAEALAASGLEADDIGYVEAHGTATPLGDPIEVEALTRAFRASTQRRRYCALGSVKGNLGHLDAAAGVTGLIKAAMAVKHGELPPSLHYERPNPAIDFDNSPFYVNATLKPWPATAMPRRAGVSSFGVGGTNAHVVLEQPPRPLDSAAPRRAWQVLPLSARTPSALEASSRRLAEALKSLPDAKLADVAWTLQAGRQRFSHRRVILAREAGDAVEALTQAPAEQSAPEAQDSVDRPVAFLFPGQGSQHVGMGRALYDSEPVFRAEVDRCATLLVPHLGGKDLRDVLYPKSGTPEENERTLARTELTQPALFTLEYATARLWMSWGVKPAAMLGHSIGEYVAACLAGVFTLEHALQLVAARGRLMQSLPSGAMLAVPLSEDEVRPYLGTELSLAAVNSPMQCVVSGPHEAVERVRRQLEEAGVRSHVLATSHAFHSSMMDPILDAFTARAAAMPLRPPTLPFVSNVTGTWITTEQATSPRYWAQHLRGAVRFADGLHALLSDPKRALLECGPGQVLSRLARRHPDTVAARPVLASMPTSQDTVAPGTPPLAYTTLGGLWLAGVTVDWKGFHGEERRHRLPLPTYPFERQRFWVEPEARSTASEATSAPVTPETALVQESMERWFHVPSWKRAPLAPALVARGNTPRVWMVFEDASSPTDALLAAAPGEERRVLHVRPGTAFSRTGDSEFTVAPGSLSDFRALLGVLRDAALLPDAVVHLWGLTPGLPTSFAQAQASGFHSLVALARALVEHAPERPCSIWVVTNHVHEVTGDEVLAPDKATVLGPCQVVSQEQPFLRLRHIDVVTDADFKLAPASLHSLRAELRSTASDTVVALRGPHRWVRTLEPLPLHDAAGAHVLSRAGGVYLLVHGLSGVGAMNARALANISPGAKLVCLEPADLPSREHWDAHLSQHGDAHPVSQRIRRARQLETLGAEVVVLTVDVTRQESLREAVDTTLARFGALHGAVYGAWLPREQVARLVSETGPEESAWHFDARVRGLALLDQVLGDRPLDFRVVASSISSVLGGMATVAHTAASAWQDTFAEAATRAGRRWVSLDWDVVRVEDYGAHPGARGEALDRLAISPEQGAEALGRVLAQTEGAWWVVSTHDPVTRQARPRAVEAVDSVTPAARTQHPRPSNLRSAYVAPTTEMERTLTELWQQTLGVAPIGIQDNFFELGGDSLIAVQLSDRLKRRLDISVPASSLYEGVTVKALAALLQPPEAGAVQSETDERESTVQRRKQNVQRQRSRRRSDDEDAEDEG; encoded by the coding sequence ATGTCCGGGCGCTTTCCCGGCGCGCGGAGCACGGCCGAGCTGTGGGCGAACCTGCGCGGCGGCGTGGAGTCCATCCGCTTCTTCACGCCCGAGGAGAGCCTCGCCGCCGGCGTCGCTCCGGAGCAGGTGGAGGACCCGGACTTCGTGCGCGCCTCCGCGGTGATGCCCGAGCCCGAGGCCTTCGACGCCGCGTTCTTCGACATGCCACCGCGTGAGGCGGAGCTGACCGACCCGCAGCACCGCGTCTTCCTGGAGGTCTGCTGGGAGGCGATGGAGCACGCGGGCTACTCGCCGCGCGACTTCCCGGGCGCCGTCTCGGTGTACGGCGGCGCCACGCTCAACACGTATCTGCTGATGAACCTGGCGCGCAACCCGCGTGTGCTGGAGTCGGTGGAGCCGGTGCAGGTGAACATCGGCAACGGCACGGACTTCCTGGCCACCCGCGTCTCGTACAAGCTGAACCTCCGGGGCGCGAGCCACGCGGTGCAGAGCGCGTGCTCGACGTCGCTGGTGGCGGTGCACCTGGCCTGCCAGAGCCTGCTCAACGGCGAGTGCGACATGGCGCTCGCGGGCGGCGCCTCCGTCAACGTGAGCTTCCTCCACGGATATCGGCACGTGGAGGGCGGCATGGCGTCCCCGGATGGACGCTGCCGGCCCTTCGATGCGAAGGCGCGGGGCACGCTGTTCGGCAGCGGCGCGGGCGTGGTGGTGCTCAAGAAGTTGAAGGCCGCGATGCGCGATGGCGACACCGTGCACGCGGTCATCAAGGGCTCGGCCATCAACAACGACGGCTCGCTCAAGGCGGGCTACACCGCGCCGGGCGTCGAGGGGCAGGCCCAGGTCGTGGCCGAGGCGCTGGCGGCCTCGGGGCTGGAGGCGGACGACATCGGCTACGTGGAAGCGCACGGGACCGCGACGCCGCTGGGAGACCCCATCGAGGTGGAGGCGCTCACGCGCGCCTTCCGTGCGTCCACGCAGCGTCGGCGCTACTGCGCGCTCGGCTCGGTGAAGGGCAACCTGGGCCACCTGGACGCCGCGGCCGGAGTCACCGGGCTCATCAAGGCGGCGATGGCGGTCAAGCACGGCGAGCTGCCGCCCAGCCTCCACTACGAGCGGCCCAACCCGGCCATCGACTTCGACAACAGCCCCTTCTACGTCAACGCGACGCTCAAGCCGTGGCCGGCCACCGCCATGCCTCGCCGCGCCGGGGTGAGCTCGTTCGGCGTGGGCGGCACCAACGCACACGTCGTGCTGGAACAGCCGCCGCGTCCGCTGGACAGCGCGGCGCCGCGCCGGGCGTGGCAGGTGCTCCCGCTGTCTGCCCGCACGCCCTCCGCGTTGGAGGCGAGCTCGCGACGACTGGCCGAGGCACTGAAGAGCCTGCCCGACGCGAAGCTCGCGGACGTGGCATGGACGCTCCAGGCCGGGCGTCAGCGCTTCTCGCATCGACGCGTCATCCTCGCGCGCGAGGCAGGCGACGCGGTGGAGGCGTTGACCCAGGCTCCCGCCGAGCAGTCCGCCCCCGAGGCCCAGGACAGCGTGGACCGGCCGGTGGCGTTCCTGTTCCCCGGTCAGGGCTCGCAGCACGTGGGCATGGGCCGCGCGCTGTACGACTCAGAGCCCGTGTTCCGGGCCGAGGTGGACCGGTGCGCGACGCTGCTCGTTCCGCACCTGGGCGGCAAGGACCTGCGCGACGTGCTGTATCCGAAGTCTGGCACGCCCGAGGAGAACGAGCGCACGCTGGCGAGGACGGAGCTCACCCAGCCCGCGCTCTTCACGCTCGAGTACGCCACCGCGCGGCTGTGGATGTCCTGGGGCGTGAAGCCCGCCGCGATGCTCGGCCACAGCATCGGTGAGTACGTGGCCGCGTGCCTGGCGGGTGTCTTCACGTTGGAGCACGCGCTCCAGCTGGTGGCGGCGCGTGGACGGCTGATGCAGTCGCTCCCGTCCGGGGCGATGCTGGCCGTGCCGCTGAGCGAGGACGAGGTGCGCCCCTACCTGGGCACCGAGCTGAGCCTCGCCGCGGTGAACTCGCCCATGCAGTGTGTCGTGTCCGGGCCGCATGAAGCGGTGGAGCGCGTGCGCCGCCAGCTCGAGGAGGCCGGCGTGCGCAGCCACGTGCTGGCCACGTCGCATGCGTTCCACTCGTCGATGATGGACCCCATCCTCGACGCCTTCACCGCGCGCGCGGCGGCCATGCCGCTGCGGCCGCCCACCCTGCCCTTCGTCTCCAACGTCACCGGGACGTGGATCACCACCGAGCAGGCGACGAGCCCGCGCTACTGGGCGCAGCACCTGCGCGGCGCGGTGCGCTTCGCCGATGGGCTCCACGCCCTGCTGTCGGACCCGAAGCGCGCGCTGCTCGAGTGCGGACCGGGACAGGTGCTCAGCAGGCTCGCGCGGAGGCACCCCGACACCGTCGCGGCGCGTCCGGTGCTCGCGTCCATGCCGACGTCGCAGGACACCGTGGCGCCGGGCACACCGCCGCTCGCGTACACCACGCTGGGCGGACTCTGGCTCGCGGGCGTCACCGTGGACTGGAAGGGTTTCCACGGCGAGGAGCGACGCCACCGGCTCCCCCTCCCCACCTATCCCTTCGAGCGTCAGCGCTTCTGGGTGGAGCCCGAGGCGCGGAGCACGGCGTCCGAAGCGACGAGCGCGCCCGTCACCCCGGAGACCGCGCTCGTCCAGGAGTCGATGGAGCGCTGGTTCCATGTTCCGTCCTGGAAGCGCGCCCCGCTGGCACCCGCGCTCGTCGCTCGTGGAAACACGCCTCGGGTGTGGATGGTGTTCGAGGATGCGTCCTCGCCCACCGACGCGCTCCTGGCCGCCGCCCCCGGCGAGGAGCGGCGAGTCCTCCACGTTCGCCCTGGCACCGCCTTCAGTCGCACGGGCGACTCAGAGTTCACGGTCGCGCCCGGCTCCCTGTCGGACTTCCGCGCGCTGCTCGGTGTACTGCGCGACGCGGCCCTCCTCCCCGACGCCGTGGTGCACCTGTGGGGCCTCACGCCCGGGCTCCCCACGTCCTTCGCGCAGGCACAGGCGAGCGGGTTCCACTCACTCGTCGCCCTCGCGCGCGCCCTCGTCGAGCATGCCCCCGAGCGCCCCTGCTCCATCTGGGTGGTGACGAACCACGTCCACGAGGTGACGGGCGATGAGGTTCTCGCTCCGGACAAGGCCACGGTGCTGGGCCCCTGCCAGGTCGTCTCGCAAGAGCAGCCCTTCCTGCGCCTGCGTCACATCGATGTGGTGACGGACGCGGACTTCAAGCTGGCCCCCGCGAGCCTCCACTCCCTGCGCGCCGAGCTTCGTTCGACGGCCTCGGACACGGTCGTCGCGCTGCGCGGCCCCCACCGGTGGGTCCGTACGCTGGAGCCGCTGCCGCTGCATGATGCGGCGGGCGCACACGTCCTCTCGCGCGCGGGTGGCGTGTACCTGCTGGTGCATGGCCTCAGCGGCGTGGGCGCGATGAACGCACGCGCCCTCGCGAACATCTCGCCCGGCGCGAAGCTGGTGTGCCTGGAGCCCGCGGACCTGCCGTCCCGCGAGCACTGGGACGCGCACCTGTCCCAGCACGGCGATGCGCATCCCGTCTCGCAGCGCATCCGTCGGGCTCGTCAGCTGGAGACCCTGGGCGCCGAGGTCGTCGTCCTCACCGTCGACGTGACGCGACAGGAGTCCTTGCGCGAAGCGGTGGACACGACGCTGGCGCGCTTCGGTGCCTTGCACGGCGCGGTGTACGGGGCCTGGCTGCCGCGTGAGCAGGTGGCACGACTCGTCTCCGAGACAGGGCCCGAGGAGAGCGCGTGGCACTTCGACGCGCGCGTGCGGGGACTGGCGCTGCTCGACCAGGTGCTCGGCGATCGGCCCCTGGACTTCCGCGTGGTGGCGTCCTCCATCTCCTCCGTGCTGGGCGGCATGGCCACCGTCGCGCACACGGCGGCGAGCGCATGGCAGGACACGTTCGCCGAAGCGGCGACTCGCGCGGGTCGGCGTTGGGTGAGCCTGGATTGGGACGTGGTGCGCGTGGAGGACTACGGCGCGCACCCAGGTGCACGCGGTGAGGCCCTGGACCGGCTGGCCATCTCTCCCGAGCAAGGCGCCGAAGCACTCGGACGCGTGCTCGCGCAGACCGAGGGCGCCTGGTGGGTGGTGTCCACGCACGACCCGGTGACGCGACAGGCGCGGCCCCGTGCCGTCGAGGCCGTGGACTCCGTCACCCCGGCCGCGCGGACCCAGCATCCCCGGCCGTCGAACCTGCGCAGCGCCTACGTCGCGCCCACGACGGAGATGGAGCGCACGCTCACGGAGCTGTGGCAGCAGACGCTCGGCGTCGCGCCCATCGGCATCCAGGACAACTTCTTCGAGCTGGGCGGCGACTCGCTCATCGCCGTGCAGCTCAGTGATCGGCTCAAGCGGCGCCTGGACATCAGCGTGCCCGCCTCCAGCCTCTACGAAGGCGTCACGGTGAAGGCCCTGGCCGCCCTGCTCCAGCCTCCCGAGGCCGGCGCGGTGCAGTCGGAGACGGACGAGCGCGAGTCCACGGTGCAGCGTCGCAAGCAGAACGTCCAGCGGCAGCGCTCCCGTCGGCGCTCCGATGACGAGGACGCGGAGGACGAGGGCTGA